A window from Leptospira meyeri encodes these proteins:
- a CDS encoding glycoside hydrolase family 5 protein: MAQKKLSPQGEWFIDQNGRKVILRGVNLGGDTKVPYPNGGTQFPSDFSDHREVSFIGRPFPLSEAEIHFTRLQRWGFNTLRLLTTWEAVEHKGPNEYDHDYLDYFTEIVRLAGEYGFYVFIDFHQDVWSRMTGGDGAPGWIFEKLGIDFRKLSEADASLVMQRAYDYTNPGIRQEENYPTMCWSQNYRYAGNGILWTLFFGGRDFAPNFLINGKNVQDYLQGHYLGCMKQIAERVKGFDFVLGFDSLNEPGKGFIGRAMNDRGLKNTEEDPSKPGLGWSPIDALFSSHGHSIDLPYLTLKVWKGGFVPTKTVTVNENQVSIWLPDSPDDPFQLEGAYTITKDGTPFIEKNDFFQKVNGRTVDFDADYLIPFMRTVGETIQEIRSDWMVFIEREASDAFTNPHLNGEVPKLAVNAAHWYDILTLLFKTFLYPVAIDTLTKRPVFGKSGIEGMYVRQLTRIKNTANSVPGKIPSLIGEFGIPFDLQGGKAYREWKKGNHSPKIWKRHVMALDAMYNAMDQLFLSNTLWNYTASNENDLMVGDGWNQEDLSIFSKDQIIPGSDPDVYGGGGRAIEGFCRPYAASIQGTPIKMKYNLENREFYFEWLSDLSINAPCIIKVPRFVYPNGVQVVLSNAEKISETDGEVTVKGNGGKAILILKPL, encoded by the coding sequence ATGGCACAAAAAAAACTCTCACCCCAAGGCGAATGGTTTATAGATCAAAATGGCAGAAAAGTAATTTTGCGCGGAGTCAACTTAGGTGGAGATACAAAGGTTCCTTATCCCAATGGAGGGACACAGTTTCCCTCAGATTTTTCCGACCATAGAGAAGTTAGTTTTATTGGAAGGCCATTTCCACTTTCAGAAGCAGAGATTCACTTTACGAGACTCCAAAGATGGGGGTTTAATACACTTCGATTATTAACCACCTGGGAAGCAGTGGAACACAAAGGTCCGAATGAGTATGATCATGATTACTTAGATTATTTTACAGAAATCGTCCGTTTGGCGGGTGAATATGGTTTTTATGTATTTATTGATTTCCACCAAGACGTCTGGTCCCGTATGACGGGAGGTGATGGTGCCCCCGGTTGGATCTTTGAAAAACTTGGCATCGATTTTCGCAAGCTTTCCGAAGCTGATGCAAGCTTAGTCATGCAAAGAGCGTATGACTACACAAACCCTGGGATTCGTCAGGAAGAAAATTATCCCACCATGTGCTGGTCACAAAACTACCGTTATGCCGGGAATGGGATTCTTTGGACTTTATTTTTTGGCGGAAGGGATTTTGCACCGAACTTTCTTATTAACGGAAAAAATGTTCAAGATTATTTACAAGGTCATTACTTAGGATGTATGAAACAAATTGCAGAACGGGTCAAAGGTTTTGACTTTGTATTGGGTTTTGATTCTTTAAACGAGCCAGGAAAAGGTTTTATAGGTCGGGCCATGAATGATCGTGGTTTAAAAAATACCGAGGAAGATCCATCCAAACCAGGACTTGGATGGTCTCCCATTGATGCATTGTTTTCTTCTCATGGACATTCAATTGATTTGCCATACCTCACTTTAAAAGTTTGGAAAGGTGGATTTGTTCCAACAAAAACAGTCACGGTGAATGAAAATCAAGTTTCAATTTGGTTGCCAGACTCTCCTGACGACCCTTTCCAATTAGAGGGAGCTTATACAATCACGAAAGATGGAACTCCATTTATCGAAAAAAATGATTTTTTCCAAAAGGTAAATGGACGAACTGTTGACTTTGATGCCGATTATCTTATTCCTTTTATGCGTACAGTTGGTGAAACCATCCAAGAAATTCGAAGCGACTGGATGGTTTTTATCGAAAGGGAAGCGTCAGATGCATTCACAAATCCTCATCTCAATGGAGAAGTTCCCAAACTTGCCGTAAATGCAGCCCATTGGTATGATATCCTCACCCTTTTATTCAAAACATTTTTATATCCAGTTGCAATTGATACACTCACGAAACGGCCGGTGTTCGGTAAGTCAGGAATAGAGGGAATGTATGTACGCCAACTAACGAGAATTAAAAATACAGCAAACTCGGTTCCTGGAAAAATTCCAAGTCTAATTGGAGAATTTGGAATTCCATTTGACTTACAAGGTGGGAAAGCATACAGAGAATGGAAAAAAGGGAATCATTCTCCAAAAATTTGGAAACGCCATGTGATGGCCCTTGATGCAATGTATAATGCAATGGACCAACTATTTTTATCCAATACACTTTGGAACTACACAGCATCAAATGAAAACGATCTAATGGTAGGTGATGGTTGGAACCAAGAAGACCTCAGTATATTTTCCAAAGACCAAATCATCCCGGGATCCGATCCAGATGTTTATGGAGGTGGTGGGCGGGCCATCGAGGGATTCTGTCGACCATATGCAGCTTCCATCCAAGGCACTCCGATCAAAATGAAATATAATTTAGAAAACAGAGAATTTTATTTTGAATGGTTATCTGACCTCTCTATTAATGCGCCTTGTATCATCAAGGTTCCTAGATTCGTTTACCCCAATGGTGTACAGGTTGTACTTTCCAATGCAGAAAAAATTTCTGAAACAGATGGTGAAGTAACAGTCAAAGGAAATGGAGGAAAGGCTATTCTCATCCTAAAACCACTATGA
- a CDS encoding O-antigen ligase family protein yields the protein MFYRIYRSFLALSIISCALSVSLSQLFLLLSFVFFLFLPEKPKFKSQLVKILFLFYAWQIVTVLYHFAGSGFDLLSIKHAFRDEMKDIFLVTAFVSVQGIKPEDRQFLYKTFFIFALVIVITGFVSIFSMTRLSRLISDLYKTSASWPYQHHYGKITNINIYLPIGLMNTHLTFGGLLAFIFPGFVFRLYDSWYKKESITKISTNAILLLLVSIVFLFNNARSSLLGALVSVIFGIYILVFIDKDISKKMLKRIGVFTLLIFVCVFVGYKSTNAVKRVVDPLFGGEKHTDSGRTFIWDSTFPLIEKNPIFGIGSGNYQNEIEFSRKEKEKENKELSFFYEVTQRGHAHNDYFHLTAVFGGPQGILYLMLFGIILYTLLNGNIPKKIRFMTYGLVGFFFSGLLQCYFQDDEVLIVFYFLLGYLNLYAESEKNKTDLKKEG from the coding sequence ATGTTTTACCGAATCTATCGTTCTTTTCTCGCCTTGTCCATCATTTCCTGTGCACTTTCCGTTTCATTAAGCCAACTTTTCTTACTCCTCTCATTTGTTTTTTTTCTCTTTCTCCCCGAAAAACCAAAATTCAAAAGTCAATTGGTAAAAATTCTCTTCCTGTTTTACGCCTGGCAAATTGTAACCGTTTTGTATCATTTCGCAGGATCGGGTTTCGACTTACTTTCCATTAAACATGCGTTTCGTGATGAAATGAAGGACATTTTCCTTGTCACTGCATTTGTCTCCGTCCAGGGAATCAAACCAGAAGACAGACAATTCCTATACAAAACATTTTTTATTTTTGCTTTAGTGATAGTAATCACAGGATTTGTGTCTATATTCTCGATGACAAGGCTCTCCAGATTAATTTCAGACTTATACAAAACTTCTGCATCTTGGCCCTACCAACACCATTACGGTAAAATCACGAACATTAACATTTATCTTCCAATTGGCCTTATGAACACCCACCTCACCTTTGGGGGACTACTCGCCTTCATTTTTCCTGGATTCGTATTTCGTTTGTATGATTCTTGGTATAAAAAAGAATCTATAACTAAAATTTCTACAAACGCCATATTGCTTTTGTTAGTATCCATAGTTTTTTTATTTAACAACGCTAGATCATCCCTACTCGGAGCATTAGTCAGTGTAATTTTTGGGATCTATATTCTTGTTTTTATCGATAAAGATATCTCTAAGAAAATGCTTAAACGCATTGGAGTTTTTACCCTTTTGATATTCGTTTGCGTTTTTGTAGGATACAAAAGCACAAACGCCGTCAAACGAGTCGTAGATCCATTGTTTGGTGGGGAAAAACATACTGACTCGGGGAGAACTTTTATTTGGGATTCCACATTTCCGTTAATCGAAAAAAATCCTATTTTCGGCATTGGATCTGGGAACTACCAAAATGAAATAGAATTCTCAAGAAAAGAAAAAGAAAAAGAAAACAAGGAACTCAGCTTTTTTTATGAGGTCACACAAAGGGGACATGCCCATAATGATTACTTTCACTTAACTGCTGTCTTTGGTGGTCCGCAGGGAATTCTTTATCTTATGTTATTTGGTATCATACTGTATACCTTACTGAATGGGAACATTCCTAAAAAAATTAGGTTTATGACATATGGACTTGTTGGGTTTTTCTTTTCTGGACTTTTACAATGTTATTTTCAAGATGATGAAGTTCTAATTGTATTTTACTTTTTACTCGGTTATCTCAACCTCTATGCCGAGTCTGAAAAAAATAAAACGGATTTGAAGAAAGAAGGATAA
- a CDS encoding adenylate/guanylate cyclase domain-containing protein, producing the protein MIDLQSLLQKYPWEDKWKSLAKPMDYLWEIDLPVTREEMWPHLIDTSSLNKRMGMPRFDYKEVNGKLIGKTKVAGFSFEWEEVPWEWEYLKEIFHARIYTKGFGHYIRGKIFLEPLGESRSRVYVYFGWIPRNFFMRKLLEFVMPKMGEDFHKSLNEIAEEIKKGKHQKVTKPGKETSFAPDAQWIHQEKLDQEKDRLVQLGISKDTVASIFDWIKSASDNELYRIRIKEVSRNLNLDPDEVLFLFLHGCRLGLFTLSWDIVCPHCRGARTSLSRLSDIPSKDQCEVCEIDFDTTGVNSIEVTFHLHPGIRIIEKQMYCAAEPATKQHILLTKKIGGKKSFSSNLLIGSGIFRLRKKGEKKYRLVDIKPNNQQTDILWLPETKEEEIKVSPKPNLVFENESEDDITIVLEERSEDQTSLRPSEIFDYQEFRDLFSEEAIATNLQLDIGIKTILFTDIVGSTKFYESEGDHGAFLQVREHFIKTNQIIQNFRGVVVKTIGDAVMASFSSPLQALKAAKEMQEWFHPENKHTPVRIRISIHSGNCLAVNLNSNIDYFGNTVNYTAKLQSVTNSGEISFSETIFRDRGIREYLRAGEIKLRKIEFELPWADRTDFVYIWKV; encoded by the coding sequence ATGATCGATTTACAATCTTTACTTCAAAAATATCCTTGGGAAGACAAATGGAAATCACTTGCGAAGCCAATGGACTATCTCTGGGAAATCGACCTTCCTGTTACCAGAGAAGAAATGTGGCCCCACCTCATTGACACCTCTTCTCTAAACAAAAGAATGGGAATGCCACGATTTGATTATAAAGAAGTCAACGGGAAACTAATAGGGAAAACCAAAGTGGCAGGTTTTTCATTTGAATGGGAAGAAGTCCCTTGGGAATGGGAATATCTAAAAGAAATCTTTCATGCAAGGATTTATACAAAAGGTTTTGGACACTACATTAGAGGAAAAATATTTTTAGAACCTCTGGGTGAATCTAGAAGTAGAGTTTATGTTTACTTTGGCTGGATTCCGAGAAACTTTTTTATGCGGAAACTTTTAGAATTCGTAATGCCCAAAATGGGAGAAGATTTTCACAAATCTCTAAATGAAATTGCCGAAGAAATTAAAAAAGGCAAACACCAAAAAGTTACCAAACCTGGAAAAGAAACTTCTTTTGCACCTGATGCTCAATGGATTCATCAGGAAAAACTAGACCAAGAAAAAGACCGATTGGTACAACTAGGAATTTCAAAAGACACAGTGGCTTCAATTTTTGATTGGATCAAATCAGCATCAGATAATGAACTTTATAGAATCCGTATAAAAGAAGTTAGCCGAAACTTAAACTTAGATCCCGACGAAGTTTTATTTCTTTTTTTACACGGCTGTCGACTTGGATTATTTACTCTCAGTTGGGACATCGTATGCCCGCATTGCCGTGGAGCAAGGACCTCCCTTTCTCGTCTCAGCGACATCCCTTCCAAAGACCAATGTGAAGTTTGCGAAATTGATTTTGATACAACAGGTGTCAATTCCATAGAGGTAACTTTTCATCTACATCCCGGAATTCGAATCATCGAAAAACAGATGTATTGTGCAGCAGAGCCTGCAACAAAACAACATATTCTCCTTACAAAAAAAATTGGAGGTAAAAAATCATTCTCTTCCAATTTATTGATTGGCTCAGGAATCTTCAGACTTAGAAAAAAAGGAGAGAAAAAATATCGTTTAGTAGACATCAAACCAAACAACCAACAAACAGATATTTTGTGGTTACCTGAAACAAAAGAGGAAGAAATCAAAGTTTCGCCAAAACCAAACCTCGTTTTTGAAAACGAATCAGAAGATGATATTACGATTGTATTAGAAGAAAGAAGTGAAGACCAAACAAGCCTAAGACCATCGGAAATATTTGATTACCAAGAATTTCGAGACTTATTTTCCGAAGAAGCCATCGCCACAAATCTACAACTCGACATCGGTATCAAAACAATTCTTTTCACAGATATCGTTGGCTCTACAAAGTTTTATGAATCGGAAGGTGACCATGGTGCTTTTTTACAAGTACGTGAACACTTTATCAAAACCAACCAAATCATCCAAAACTTCCGCGGTGTTGTAGTCAAAACCATCGGAGATGCAGTAATGGCCAGTTTTTCTTCCCCCTTACAAGCATTAAAGGCCGCAAAAGAAATGCAGGAATGGTTTCACCCCGAAAACAAACACACACCAGTAAGAATACGAATTTCAATTCATTCAGGGAATTGTTTGGCAGTGAACCTTAACAGTAACATTGATTATTTTGGGAATACAGTCAACTACACTGCGAAACTTCAGTCCGTAACCAATTCTGGAGAAATTTCCTTTAGTGAAACCATCTTTCGCGACAGAGGTATTCGCGAATATTTACGAGCCGGCGAAATCAAATTACGCAAAATAGAATTCGAACTTCCTTGGGCTGACCGAACCGATTTTGTTTACATATGGAAAGTTTAG